The Rhododendron vialii isolate Sample 1 chromosome 6a, ASM3025357v1 genome includes a window with the following:
- the LOC131330133 gene encoding transcription factor AIG1-like produces the protein MEFSSGFSWNPMFQEIIRRGSSSSTSSLVLDGERGELVQAMVRPSHKGVKAEKALEALRNHSEAERRRRERINGHLTTLRNLIPGTNKMEKASLLAEVVNHLKELRRNATEATDGMLVPTDIDEVKVEQQEDGSDGASCAIRASLCCDHKYEILSDLRQALDALHLQTVRAEIATFGGRMIYVFIISCCKEKKMEDIEECRLLASSIRHTMRSVLDKFYASEEISSRNTLSNKRRRVPFFESSISSSIGDLW, from the exons ATGGAATTCTCCAGTGGGTTTTCGTGGAATCCTATGTTTCAGGAGATAATAAGGCGCGGGTCGTCGTCTTCTACGTCCTCCTTGGTGTTGGATGGTGAGAGGGGAGAGCTAGTGCAAGCCATGGTGAGGCCAAGCCACAAGGGGGTCAAGGCTGAGAAAGCGTTAGAGGCTTTGAGGAACCACAGCGAGGCGGAGAGGCGGCGGAGAGAGAGGATTAATGGCCATCTCACCACGCTTAGGAACCTCATACCTGGCACAAATAAG ATGGAGAAAGCATCATTACTTGCTGAAGTTGTCAACCATCTAAAAGAACTGAGGAGAAATGCGACAGAAGCTACTGATGGTATGCTAGTACCGACGGATATTGATGAAGTAAAAGTTGAACAGCAGGAGGATGGATCAGATGGAGCCTCTTGCGCAATAAGGGCATCTCTATGTTGTGATCATAAATATGAGATTTTGTCTGATCTGAGGCAAGCTCTTGATGCCCTCCATCTGCAGACAGTGAGAGCTGAAATCGCTACCTTTGGAGGCCGAATGatttatgtttttattataAGTTGTTGCAAAGAAAAGAAGATGGAAGATATTGAAGAATGCCGGCTTCTTGCGAGTTCTATTCGCCACACCATGAGGTCTGTGCTCGATAAATTTTATGCTTCAGAGGAGATTTCATCGAGAAATACACTTTCGAACAAGAGAAGAAGGGTTCCTTTCTTTGAATCTTCAATCTCATCTTCAATAGGAGATCTCTGGTGA
- the LOC131330130 gene encoding senescence-specific cysteine protease SAG39-like, giving the protein MASTNKYQCICFSVLFILGVLASQVNSRSLQDASIAEKHKQWMARYGRVYKDLEEEGQRLEIFKDNVEYIESSNKAATKPYKLGVNQFADLTNEEFKLHNTYKSHRFSTASSSFKYENVTDVPSSLDWRTKGAVTPIKDQGQCGCCWAFSAVASVEGITEITTGTLISLSEQELVDCDTSGQDQGCNGGLTDSAFQFIIQNQGLTTEANYPYQGTQGTCNQNAAANSAATITGYEDVPANSESSLLKAVANQPVSVAIDGGDPDFQFYSGGVFTGECGTQLDHGVAAIGYGTTDDGTKYWIIKNSWGTTWGEQGYMRIQRDVAAKEGLCGLAMEPSYPTA; this is encoded by the exons ATGGCTTCAACAAATAAGTACCAATGCATCTGCTTTAGTGTGCTATTCATTTTGGGAGTTTTGGCTTCTCAAGTGAATTCGCGCTCTCTCCAGGATGCATCCATTGCTGAGAAGCATAAGCAATGGATGGCTCGTTATGGACGTGTATACAAGGATCTTGAAGAGGAGGGGCAACGGTTGGAGATATTCAAGGACAATGTGGAGTATATAGAATCTTCCAACAAAGCCGCAACCAAGCCTTACAAACTTGGGGTTAATCAATTTGCAGATCTTACGAATGAAGAGTTCAAACTACACAACACATACAAGAGCCATAGGTTCTCAACTGCATCATCTTCCTTTAAATATGAAAATGTGACTGATGTGCCATCTTCTCTGGATTGGAGGACGAAAGGGGCTGTAACACCTATTAAAGACCAAGGCCAATGTG GATGTTGCTGGGCATTTTCTGCTGTGGCATCCGTGGAAGGAATAACTGAGATAACAACCGGTACATTAATCTCTTTGTCTGAGCAAGAGCTAGTCGATTGTGACACTAGTGGTCAAGATCAAGGCTGCAATGGTGGTCTCACGGACAGTGCCTTCCAATTTATTATACAGAATCAAGGCCTCACCACTGAAGCAAACTACCCTTACCAGGGAACTCAAGGCACTTGCAACCAAAATGCAGCTGCTAATTCTGCAGCCACGATAACTGGCTACGAAGATGTTCCCGCCAATAGTGAGAGTTCTTTGTTGAAGGCTGTTGCAAACCAACCTGTCTCTGTGGCCATAGATGGGGGGGATCCTGACTTCCAGTTCTATTCAGGCGGTGTTTTTACAGGAGAATGTGGCACCCAACTTGACCATGGTGTTGCAGCTATTGGTTATGGAACCACAGACGACGGGACCAAGTATTGGATAATCAAGAACTCATGGGGCACAACATGGGGCGAACAAGGGTACATGCGCATACAGAGAGACGTTGCTGCAAAGGAAGGCCTTTGTGGTCTTGCAATGGAACCTTCATATCCTACCGCATGA
- the LOC131330132 gene encoding ABC transporter G family member 10-like yields the protein MDLPVMNSGDRKTQYRIKAKNLSYRLRLRESKLGRFGWWEEPHNRNKYILRNVSCEAKPGEVTAIAGPSGAGKTTLLDILAGMITRVSGHVLVNDQLMNAAHFRRVSGYVTQDEALFPLLTVEETLMFSARLRLQGGLHKAATRVRELMKELGLEHVARMRIGTESRRGISGGEKRRVSIGVDLVHNPNVVMIDEATSGLDSASALHVVSLLKSMAKNQGKTIVLTIHQPGFRILELFDNIVLLSNGILLHHGSLQLLEERLKFSGHCIPRHVNVLEFAIDVVESLKIDTEGDDTETNETEEEYRHLRKIFSLGNEVETQTIYPNSRFVEVFILSQRFYKNVFRTKQLFTARVLQSLIAGILLGTVFMNVNNDPKKFKLQTQLGFFAFSLTFLLSPTTEALPIFLEERRILMRETSRGAYRVSSYVIATTTVFLPFLLIVALLYTIPVYWLVGLRRDFNGFLYFSLVVWLVVLMSNSFVTCFGALVPNFIMGAPLIAGTMGSFFLFSGYFISKDDISRCWIFVYYLSLFRYPFECFIINEYGGEKGKGRCLESVGGDCLLDGNGFLMQQGLNETQKWSNLTVMLTFILGYRILCFLILWYRSSRMRS from the coding sequence ATGGACTTGCCGGTCATGAATTCCGGTGACCGGAAAACCCAATACCGAATTAAGGCCAAGAACCTCTCATATAGACTACGCCTGAGAGAGAGCAAACTTGGTCGTTTTGGATGGTGGGAGGAGCCCCATAACAGAAACAAATACATTCTAAGGAATGTGAGTTGTGAAGCCAAACCTGGGGAAGTCACGGCAATTGCAGGTCCCAGTGGGGCTGGAAAGACCACACTGTTAGACATTCTAGCCGGAATGATCACAAGAGTCTCCGGTCATGTTCTCGTAAACGACCAGCTAATGAATGCTGCACATTTTCGCAGAGTATCTGGTTATGTGACACAAGACGAAGCCCTCTTCCCGCTTCTCACTGTCGAAGAAACCCTCATGTTTAGTGCCCGTCTGCGGCTCCAGGGCGGGCTCCACAAGGCAGCAACCAGAGTCAGAGAGCTGATGAAGGAGCTTGGATTAGAACATGTTGCCCGAATGCGAATTGGAACCGAATCACGGCGTGGAATTTCTGGTGGTGAAAAGCGGAGGGTATCCATTGGCGTTGATCTTGTCCACAACCCAAATGTTGTCATGATCGACGAAGCAACTTCAGGGCTTGACTCGGCTTCAGCTCTCCATGTCGTTTCTTTGCTTAAATCCATGGCTAAGAATCAAGGTAAGACGATTGTCCTAACCATCCACCAACCTGGATTTCGAATTCTTGAGCTGTTTGATAATATTGTGCTCTTATCCAATGGGATTCTTCTGCACCACGGGTCGTTGCAGCTCCTAGAGGAGAGGCTAAAGTTTTCAGGGCACTGCATTCCTCGGCATGTCAATGTGCTTGAATTCGCCATTGATGTGGTGGAAAGCCTCAAAATAGATACCGAAGGGGACGATACCGAAACCAATGAAACAGAAGAAGAATATCGTCATCTCAGAAAAATCTTCAGTTTGGGTAATGAAGTAGAGACGCAAACAATTTACCCAAATTCTCGATTCGTAGAGGTATTCATTCTGAGCCAGAGATTCTACAAAAATGTATTCAGGACCAAGCAGCTGTTTACTGCAAGAGTATTACAGTCATTGATTGCAGGCATTCTACTAGGGACAGTTTTCATGAATGTGAACAATGACCCTAAGAAATTTAAACTTCAGACACAATTAGGGTTTTTCGCCTTCAGTCTCACCTTCTTGTTGTCTCCCACAACAGAAGCACTTCCTATCTTTCTAGAAGAGAGGAGAATTCTAATGAGGGAAACCTCCAGAGGAGCCTATAGAGTTTCTTCTTATGTTATCGCAACCACTACCGTGTTTCTTCCTTTCCTTCTAATTGTGGCTCTTCTCTATACAATCCCGGTTTATTGGCTAGTCGGATTGAGGAGAGATTTCAACGGTTTCCTATATTTCTCTCTGGTGGTTTGGCTAGTTGTTTTGATGTCAAACTCCTTTGTCACATGTTTTGGTGCACTGGTGCCAAATTTCATCATGGGGGCTCCTTTGATTGCAGGCACTATGGggtcttttttcctcttttctggGTATTTCATATCGAAGGATGACATTTCGAGGTGCTGGATTTTTGTGTATTACTTGAGTTTGTTCAGGTACCCGTTTGAGTGTTTTATCATAAATGAGTATGGtggagagaaagggaaagggagatgcttggagagtgtgggaggagATTGCTTATTGGATGGCAATGGCTTCTTGATGCAACAAGGTTTGAATGAGACACAAAAGTGGAGCAATTTAACAGTGATGTTGACCTTCATTTTGGGGTACAGAATACTTTGTTTCTTAATTCTGTGGTACAGATCTTCCAGAATGAGAAGTTAG